One Alnus glutinosa chromosome 3, dhAlnGlut1.1, whole genome shotgun sequence genomic region harbors:
- the LOC133862598 gene encoding uncharacterized protein LOC133862598 isoform X2, with translation MPKVSINSILLLRRSYSSAVENARVQPVVTALRKAADQSSSTVATDQPEEIFWMRDPKSGNWIPESHFGQIDVAELREKLLPQNKKPKA, from the exons ATGCCTAAGGTTTCCATCAACTCCATTCTCCTTCTCAG GCGATCATACTCATCGGCAGTGGAGAATGCAAGAGTGCAGCCAGTAGTAACAGCGCTGAGGAAGGCAGCTGATCAGTCTAGCAGTACGGTGGCCACCGACCAGCCGGAGGAGATCTTTTGGATGAGAGATCCAAAGAGTGGCAACTGGATTCCGGAGAGTCACTTTGGTCAGATCGATGTTGCAGAGCTGAGGGAGAAGCTTCttccacaaaataaaaaacctaaagCCTAA
- the LOC133862598 gene encoding uncharacterized protein LOC133862598 isoform X1, with amino-acid sequence MPKVSINSILLLSRRSYSSAVENARVQPVVTALRKAADQSSSTVATDQPEEIFWMRDPKSGNWIPESHFGQIDVAELREKLLPQNKKPKA; translated from the exons ATGCCTAAGGTTTCCATCAACTCCATTCTCCTTCTCAG TAGGCGATCATACTCATCGGCAGTGGAGAATGCAAGAGTGCAGCCAGTAGTAACAGCGCTGAGGAAGGCAGCTGATCAGTCTAGCAGTACGGTGGCCACCGACCAGCCGGAGGAGATCTTTTGGATGAGAGATCCAAAGAGTGGCAACTGGATTCCGGAGAGTCACTTTGGTCAGATCGATGTTGCAGAGCTGAGGGAGAAGCTTCttccacaaaataaaaaacctaaagCCTAA